Proteins found in one Acidobacteriota bacterium genomic segment:
- a CDS encoding helix-turn-helix domain-containing protein: MIAQIEKGLIDRALARTAQNRGAAARLLGLKRTTLVEKLKRM; the protein is encoded by the coding sequence ATGATCGCGCAGATCGAGAAAGGCCTGATCGATCGCGCCCTGGCTCGCACGGCGCAAAACCGCGGCGCCGCCGCGCGCTTACTCGGATTGAAGCGAACCACGTTGGTGGAGAAACTAAAGCGCATGTAA
- a CDS encoding efflux RND transporter periplasmic adaptor subunit, which produces MKRSVPHLRIVAAAVVLGSSLVAAGCGASTTTEAAPESSAPAPAVVDVMTVTATTGAIESALEISGTLTPLSRVAVKPKLPGTIERMMVDIGDAVTMGQIIATIDRREIDAQADAAVASVAVGKAALENAEAALANALLERDRATTLFDKGALPRQRLDGAQTAHRSAVAQRDLAAANLAQAEAALRRAREVQKNATITSPVTGYVVERNYDAGAIPGDRPVVIVADMRQMKLEAGVSELEAGRLRVGLKAHISVQAKPGQAFEGQLAAIAPEVDARNRHFKIDVRVPNANRALLSGMYATARIVEATVTGVVIVPKDAVMTRDGKRVVQKVTGDTLSAVVVTEGLSDGTHVQILTGLAAGDAVMADARRQLPAGAKVRGIAAKS; this is translated from the coding sequence ATGAAGCGTAGTGTGCCCCACCTCCGAATCGTTGCTGCCGCCGTGGTCCTGGGCTCGTCGCTCGTGGCCGCTGGCTGCGGCGCCTCCACCACCACCGAAGCCGCGCCCGAAAGTTCGGCACCGGCACCGGCGGTGGTCGATGTGATGACCGTGACCGCGACGACCGGCGCCATTGAATCGGCCCTCGAGATTTCGGGAACGCTGACGCCACTGAGCCGCGTCGCGGTCAAGCCGAAGCTGCCGGGCACCATCGAGCGCATGATGGTCGACATCGGCGACGCGGTGACGATGGGCCAGATCATTGCGACGATCGATCGGCGCGAGATCGACGCGCAGGCCGACGCGGCCGTCGCCTCGGTGGCAGTCGGCAAGGCCGCGCTCGAAAACGCCGAAGCGGCGCTGGCCAATGCGCTGCTCGAGCGCGACCGCGCCACGACCCTGTTCGACAAGGGCGCGCTGCCGCGCCAGCGTCTCGATGGGGCACAGACCGCGCACCGGTCGGCGGTGGCGCAGCGCGATCTGGCCGCCGCCAACCTCGCCCAGGCCGAAGCGGCCCTGCGGCGGGCGCGCGAAGTCCAGAAAAACGCCACCATCACGTCGCCGGTAACCGGCTATGTGGTCGAGCGCAACTACGACGCCGGCGCCATTCCCGGCGACCGGCCGGTCGTGATCGTGGCCGACATGCGGCAGATGAAGCTCGAAGCCGGCGTCTCGGAACTCGAGGCCGGCCGGCTGCGCGTCGGACTCAAGGCGCACATCTCGGTGCAGGCCAAGCCGGGCCAGGCGTTCGAGGGCCAGCTCGCGGCCATTGCGCCCGAAGTGGATGCGCGGAACCGCCACTTCAAGATTGACGTGCGCGTGCCCAACGCCAACCGCGCCTTGCTCTCGGGCATGTATGCCACAGCCCGCATCGTCGAGGCCACCGTCACCGGCGTGGTGATTGTGCCGAAGGACGCGGTCATGACGCGTGACGGCAAGCGCGTGGTGCAGAAGGTGACGGGCGACACGCTGTCGGCCGTGGTCGTCACCGAAGGATTGTCGGATGGCACCCACGTGCAGATCCTGACCGGCCTGGCGGCCGGCGACGCGGTGATGGCCGATGCGCGGCGGCAGCTCCCGGCGGGCGCCAAGGTCCGGGGCATCGCGGCCAAGAGCTAA
- a CDS encoding cytochrome c, whose product MMRNVLITAGTTLTLAVSAVALHGQTPQKTTNSAVYTAAQAARGEAMFAERCSACHDPARFTGAAFFDAFDGKALKEFWDIASGTMPEDNPGSLKPQEYGDIVAYVLKLNAFPAGEAELPGDAGAMANIKVEQPKK is encoded by the coding sequence ATGATGCGTAACGTACTGATCACCGCCGGCACGACCCTGACCCTCGCCGTGAGTGCCGTGGCGCTCCACGGCCAGACACCGCAGAAGACGACCAACAGCGCCGTCTACACGGCCGCGCAGGCCGCTCGCGGCGAGGCCATGTTCGCCGAGAGGTGCAGCGCCTGCCACGACCCGGCCCGCTTCACCGGCGCCGCGTTCTTCGACGCCTTCGATGGCAAGGCGCTCAAGGAGTTTTGGGATATCGCCAGCGGCACGATGCCCGAAGACAATCCGGGCAGCCTCAAGCCGCAGGAGTACGGCGACATCGTCGCGTACGTCCTCAAGCTGAACGCGTTCCCGGCCGGCGAGGCCGAACTGCCCGGCGACGCCGGTGCTATGGCCAACATCAAGGTCGAGCAGCCGAAGAAATGA
- a CDS encoding cytochrome c: MIRLGAAGASAGLAACALLLASVGLSAGGGNPFLGLPGQGQKSVKAGVYTAVQADRGQALFRSKCASCHAPNRFTDDLFYTSFAGKPLWEMFDVISDTMPEEAPGTLKPEEYVDVMAYLLKLNSFPTGDTELPVGKNALSAILMEKP, encoded by the coding sequence ATGATCCGCCTTGGCGCCGCCGGCGCTTCGGCGGGACTGGCCGCGTGCGCCTTGCTCCTGGCGTCCGTCGGCCTGTCCGCAGGTGGAGGCAACCCCTTCTTGGGGTTGCCTGGCCAGGGCCAGAAGTCGGTCAAGGCCGGCGTCTACACCGCGGTGCAAGCCGATCGCGGGCAGGCGCTGTTTCGCAGCAAGTGTGCCAGCTGCCACGCGCCAAACCGGTTCACCGACGACCTGTTCTACACGAGCTTCGCCGGGAAGCCGCTGTGGGAGATGTTCGACGTGATCAGCGACACCATGCCGGAAGAGGCCCCGGGCACCCTGAAGCCCGAGGAGTATGTCGACGTGATGGCCTACCTGTTGAAGCTCAACAGCTTTCCCACCGGCGACACGGAGCTACCGGTGGGGAAGAACGCCTTGAGCGCGATCCTGATGGAAAAGCCTTAG
- a CDS encoding carbohydrate kinase family protein codes for MKLIVTGSVAFDYLMSFPGKFTEHFLPEHMHRVSLSFLVDTMDKRRGGCAPNIAYTLALLGERPFLMATAGQDVGDYKTWMEAANIDTSLLKVIDGKFCASFFCSTDQASNQIASFYTGAMANAGELSFRGVPGLAGALTIISPNDPGAMVQYAEECAAIGLQYIWDPGQQCARMEGDQLADGVKGAFMVICNDYEFELIRQKTGMSEAEVLVHVPLLVITKGEKGCAIYTREGITDVAAVPPARIADPTGVGDAFRGGFMKGLAMGVTFPVCAQLGSVAATYALEHLGGTAHAYTWKEFVQRYEQHFGPLQA; via the coding sequence ATGAAGCTCATCGTCACCGGTTCGGTCGCGTTCGATTACCTGATGTCGTTTCCCGGCAAGTTCACCGAGCACTTCCTTCCCGAGCACATGCACCGGGTGTCGCTCAGCTTCCTGGTTGACACCATGGACAAGCGGCGCGGCGGCTGTGCCCCGAACATCGCCTATACGCTGGCGCTGCTCGGCGAGCGGCCGTTCCTGATGGCCACCGCCGGCCAGGACGTGGGCGACTACAAGACCTGGATGGAGGCGGCGAATATCGACACGTCCCTGCTGAAGGTGATCGACGGCAAGTTCTGCGCCTCGTTCTTCTGCAGCACGGACCAGGCCAGCAACCAGATTGCGTCGTTCTACACCGGCGCGATGGCCAACGCCGGCGAGTTGTCGTTCCGGGGCGTACCGGGCCTGGCGGGCGCGCTGACGATCATCTCGCCCAACGACCCGGGCGCCATGGTGCAATATGCCGAAGAGTGCGCGGCGATCGGCCTGCAGTACATCTGGGATCCCGGGCAACAGTGCGCCCGCATGGAAGGCGATCAGCTCGCCGACGGCGTCAAGGGCGCATTCATGGTGATCTGCAACGACTACGAGTTCGAGCTGATCCGCCAGAAGACCGGCATGAGCGAGGCCGAGGTCCTGGTCCACGTGCCGCTGCTCGTGATCACCAAGGGCGAGAAGGGCTGTGCGATTTACACCCGCGAGGGCATTACCGACGTCGCGGCGGTGCCGCCCGCGCGCATTGCCGACCCCACCGGCGTGGGCGACGCCTTCCGCGGCGGGTTCATGAAGGGGTTGGCCATGGGGGTGACGTTCCCGGTGTGCGCCCAGCTGGGCAGTGTCGCCGCCACGTATGCCCTTGAACACCTCGGCGGCACCGCCCATGCATATACTTGGAAAGAGTTTGTGCAGCGCTACGAACAGCACTTTGGACCCCTGCAGGCATAA
- a CDS encoding TetR/AcrR family transcriptional regulator, translating into MGIEERRDRERQAVTDSILDAARELFLAEGYPSVSIRKIAERIEYSPAAIYSYYPSKDDIFLALAKEGFHRLDAKVQSAAGSGNPLEDVRACWWAFYEFSKEQPEYFLLMFVDRSVPRITEQWDGFEFLQQMLSKAVAGIQAAIDAGAFPATLNANAAMHMLWAGLVGPAVVGIRHRLASGEDYDALARDVLNATIAGLQAGVATTFVSCKCVAVEIAGAPVPAGATRHEA; encoded by the coding sequence ATGGGTATTGAAGAACGCCGCGACCGCGAACGACAGGCCGTCACTGACTCCATTCTCGACGCTGCCAGGGAGCTCTTCCTTGCGGAAGGCTACCCAAGCGTCTCTATTCGCAAGATTGCCGAACGCATCGAGTACAGCCCGGCGGCGATTTACAGCTACTACCCCAGCAAGGACGACATCTTCCTCGCCCTGGCCAAGGAAGGTTTCCACCGCCTTGACGCCAAGGTGCAGTCAGCCGCCGGCTCGGGCAATCCGCTCGAGGACGTCCGTGCCTGTTGGTGGGCCTTCTACGAATTCTCCAAGGAACAGCCAGAGTACTTCCTACTGATGTTCGTGGATCGCTCGGTGCCGCGCATCACCGAACAGTGGGACGGTTTCGAGTTCCTGCAGCAGATGCTGAGCAAGGCCGTGGCCGGCATCCAGGCCGCGATCGACGCCGGGGCCTTCCCCGCCACGCTCAATGCCAACGCGGCGATGCACATGCTGTGGGCCGGGCTGGTTGGTCCGGCCGTGGTCGGCATTCGTCACCGCCTCGCCTCGGGCGAAGACTACGACGCGCTCGCGCGCGATGTGCTGAACGCGACCATCGCGGGCCTGCAGGCCGGCGTGGCCACGACTTTCGTTTCCTGTAAGTGCGTAGCAGTAGAGATCGCGGGCGCCCCGGTGCCTGCTGGAGCGACCCGTCATGAAGCGTAG
- the mtnP gene encoding S-methyl-5'-thioadenosine phosphorylase — protein sequence MSVRIGIIGGSGLYDMAELTDREEKVLSTPFGEPSGPYVLGTLRGKRVAFLARHGTGHRLTPTELNYRANIFGMKMLGAEWIVSASAVGSLQEQYRPMDLVFPDQFIDRTRGRISTFFGGGVVAHVGFAHPLSHHLSALAADAAAEIGARVHRGGTYVCMEGPQFSTLAESKLYRAWGADIIGMTNLQEAKLAREAEIAYSTMALVTDYDCWHEDHDSVTVEMIISNLTHNAKTAQQVIATVVERLDVETRDPAHSALATAIITRPDAIPAQTRRDLAPIIGKYIK from the coding sequence ATGTCCGTGCGGATAGGGATCATCGGCGGCAGCGGCCTGTACGACATGGCCGAGCTGACCGATCGCGAAGAGAAGGTGCTGTCCACACCATTTGGCGAGCCGTCGGGACCGTACGTGCTGGGCACGCTGCGCGGCAAGCGGGTCGCATTCCTGGCCCGCCATGGCACCGGCCACCGCCTGACGCCAACCGAGTTGAATTACCGCGCCAACATCTTCGGCATGAAGATGCTGGGGGCGGAGTGGATCGTGTCGGCCAGCGCGGTGGGGAGCCTGCAGGAGCAGTATCGCCCGATGGATCTCGTGTTTCCGGATCAGTTCATCGATCGGACGCGCGGCCGCATCAGCACCTTCTTCGGCGGCGGGGTGGTGGCCCACGTCGGCTTCGCCCATCCGCTCAGCCACCACCTGTCGGCGCTGGCGGCTGATGCGGCCGCCGAGATCGGCGCCCGCGTGCATCGCGGCGGCACGTACGTGTGCATGGAAGGGCCGCAGTTTTCCACGCTGGCCGAGTCAAAGCTGTACCGCGCCTGGGGCGCCGACATCATCGGCATGACCAACTTGCAGGAAGCCAAGCTGGCGCGCGAGGCTGAGATCGCGTACTCGACCATGGCCCTGGTCACCGACTACGACTGCTGGCACGAGGATCACGATTCGGTCACGGTCGAGATGATCATCAGTAACCTGACCCACAACGCGAAGACGGCGCAGCAGGTGATCGCGACGGTGGTGGAACGACTCGACGTCGAGACGCGCGACCCGGCGCACAGCGCGCTCGCGACCGCCATCATCACGCGCCCAGATGCCATCCCTGCACAGACCCGGCGCGATCTTGCGCCCATCATCGGTAAGTACATCAAATGA
- a CDS encoding addiction module protein: MAPEVMQTLLKLPPNERADLALALWESLDETDREASFDLTPALAAELDRRLAEHLADPTTGIPWEEVRKKFVGGQ, encoded by the coding sequence ATGGCACCAGAGGTAATGCAAACTTTACTCAAGCTTCCGCCGAACGAGCGAGCCGATCTGGCGCTTGCCCTATGGGAAAGCCTGGACGAAACCGATCGTGAAGCGTCCTTTGATCTCACCCCAGCATTGGCTGCAGAGCTCGATCGACGCTTAGCAGAACACCTGGCGGACCCGACGACTGGGATTCCCTGGGAAGAGGTACGCAAGAAGTTCGTCGGCGGTCAATGA
- the mce gene encoding methylmalonyl-CoA epimerase, with protein sequence MKAVLDHIGIAVSDLPASLAFFRDTLGLHLEASEEIASQKVRAHFLSTGQSALEILEATAPDSPIAKYLEKRGPGIHHVALRVDDIAAALEHLTARGVRLIDERPRPGAEGALVAFIHPSAAHGVLVELKQPAPAVPLFRTVGRHTLGDFELVTLSDGFIHLDGGAMFGTVPRTLWQKRLPPDDTNRIPLGMRPLIVRGEQTLLIDAGCGDKMDAKNAAIYGLDRRYHLDHSLAEAGLTADDIDIVLASHLHFDHVGGFTARAKDGAIVPRFPKARYVAHRGEWHDATHPHERNRASYLQENFVPLQDAGVLTLVDDGAEIMPGVRFRHSGGHTPHHQVVMIESGGKTAVFTADMYPTTVHIPDPWIMGYDLHPMDTLTFKRAFAREAVEKEYLLFFEHEPSLAAGYLREKDGKRSVERLI encoded by the coding sequence ATGAAAGCCGTCCTCGACCACATTGGCATCGCCGTCAGCGACCTGCCGGCGTCGCTCGCGTTCTTCCGCGACACGCTCGGCCTGCACCTCGAAGCCAGCGAGGAGATTGCCTCGCAGAAGGTCCGCGCGCATTTCCTGTCGACCGGGCAGTCAGCGCTCGAGATCCTCGAAGCGACGGCGCCCGACTCGCCGATTGCGAAGTACCTGGAGAAGCGCGGGCCCGGCATTCATCACGTGGCGCTGCGGGTCGATGACATCGCGGCGGCGCTGGAGCATCTGACAGCCCGTGGCGTGCGCCTGATCGACGAGCGTCCCCGGCCGGGCGCCGAAGGCGCGCTGGTCGCCTTCATTCACCCCTCGGCCGCGCACGGCGTGCTCGTGGAGTTGAAGCAGCCGGCCCCGGCCGTGCCGCTGTTCCGGACCGTTGGCCGCCACACGCTCGGCGACTTCGAGCTGGTGACCCTGTCCGATGGCTTCATCCACCTCGACGGCGGCGCCATGTTCGGTACGGTGCCGCGGACCCTGTGGCAGAAGCGGTTGCCCCCCGACGATACCAACCGGATCCCGCTCGGGATGCGGCCGCTGATCGTGAGAGGCGAGCAGACGCTGTTGATCGACGCCGGTTGCGGCGACAAGATGGACGCGAAGAACGCGGCCATCTACGGACTGGATCGCCGCTACCACCTGGATCACTCGCTGGCCGAAGCCGGCCTGACCGCCGACGACATCGATATCGTCCTCGCCAGTCACTTGCACTTCGACCACGTGGGCGGCTTCACGGCCCGCGCGAAGGACGGCGCGATCGTCCCCCGATTCCCCAAGGCCCGCTACGTGGCGCATCGCGGCGAGTGGCACGACGCCACGCATCCCCACGAGCGCAACCGCGCGAGCTACCTGCAAGAGAACTTCGTGCCGCTGCAGGACGCGGGTGTCCTCACGCTGGTGGACGATGGCGCCGAGATCATGCCGGGCGTGCGGTTCCGCCACTCCGGCGGCCACACCCCCCATCACCAGGTCGTGATGATCGAGTCGGGTGGCAAGACGGCCGTGTTCACGGCCGACATGTATCCGACGACGGTGCACATTCCCGATCCGTGGATCATGGGCTACGACCTGCATCCGATGGACACGTTGACGTTCAAGCGCGCGTTCGCCCGAGAGGCCGTGGAGAAGGAATACCTGCTGTTCTTCGAGCACGAGCCGTCGTTGGCGGCCGGGTACCTGCGCGAGAAGGACGGCAAGCGGTCGGTGGAAAGATTGATTTGA
- a CDS encoding efflux RND transporter permease subunit, translated as MWISDTSIKRPVFATMVIMSFMVLGAVSMTRLGIDLFPEVNFPFVNVSIVYPGAGPEEVETLVTRPVEDAVAGIAGVKRVISTSTEGFSRVGIELRLEVDPQAAAAEVREKVAAIRERLPEQIKDPTIQRFDVAALPIATYAVGSELPSDVTRRMVEDDLKPLLGQIDGVAAVEVNGGEVRELHVDLDPRRLEALNLPLTEVAAKLAADNLDVPGGQIKRDGKAVSLRTQGQYQSAAEIENVILRSSSGSTIRVKDVGVVIDGYEDRLSTTRLNGADAVSFAVRKQSGANTVDVQNKIDAALAKAAPGFPQLQIKTVHTDAEAIQENVRDVRGHIIFGGLMAVLVIFVFMRDWRSTLITALALPTSVIATFFFMYLVGFTINMMTLMALSLVIGILIDDAVVVRENIYRHMEHGEDPMTAARKGTSEIGLAVMATTFTILAVFLPVGFMTGLVGQFFKSFALTIAFAVSISLLVAFTLDPMLSSRFVRFIPLEERTRTRFGRFLERVGGYYDRLDQQYHRLLGWAIEHPWKIVATATVVFFASMSTLTVIGTEFVPMEDRGEFVVNVEVPPGTSFEQTVSHVAEVERTIREMPEVQQIFSTVGVEGNPMKAALRVKTGKKRERERGLLALKDDMRTRLKAIPLLKMTVADPEFMQGAPSEAPLNVFVRGDDMVELQRLNEEIVAKVKTVPGAVDVDSSLETGQPEMAARINRELAADLGFDVGTVAMQLRGMVEGIVPTRLRENDKEYDIRVRLAPEYRNDFEAIARTPLYSATGAVVRARDIVRLEPEVGPASIDREQRVRQAKIGIELTDRPLGDVTSDVAAVMAGIPMPPGFEWGFAGDVEMMQESAAAMGLALVLAIAFIYIVLASQFESFLEPMLIMISLPLALVGALLAILLTGKNLGMPAMIGVVMLMGLVTKNAILLVDLTNQYVREGLTVKDAILKAGPIRLRPILMTTIAMILGMLPSAMATGEGSEFRAPISIATIGGLITSTLLTLVVVPVAYLLLARTVEAVKAWRAEPNARVPQAVRVAGVVLLVAMVGWLLSATSAFASDSAREQTNELRRDLAGLSAVASAKVEAASGRAGGQSAPAQAPVGAVTLTFNQALERALSANEGLKVAQEKVVETEARVQEARSNFLPQVSLGYNYLPMQRFPVIRVPAGVFGPEEQTFQAAFSRENSLQLYISQPLYTGGRLNSAYGISTSTLDASKLELDRTRQEIEYRVVEIFYAALMHERGVAVADEQVQLGMKQLELAKARFESGTVARLDVLQAEVELANAKARRIQAKALVDGALQQLRGVLAIPQTQPLKLEGSLDEPVVEQPREVLDAELPKRPDLQAFAARRQAAEYSSSLAQGEWKPSLAFTGNMQYQQDSLNNFLSRDNQSYTFGIALNVPLFAAPGAAARRSQAQSQMRQAEHGLRYATDNARVELESAWTALEASAEVVTTQEKALEMARESVVIAQVSYENGVITSAELNDAQVRLLQTEYLLIQAKYARITAAARARVAAGVSS; from the coding sequence ATGTGGATATCTGACACCTCCATCAAGCGACCCGTCTTCGCGACGATGGTCATCATGAGCTTCATGGTGCTCGGCGCGGTCTCGATGACGCGGCTTGGCATCGACCTGTTCCCCGAGGTCAACTTCCCGTTCGTCAACGTCTCGATCGTGTATCCCGGCGCCGGCCCCGAAGAGGTCGAGACGCTGGTGACGCGGCCGGTCGAGGACGCGGTGGCCGGCATCGCCGGCGTCAAGCGGGTGATCTCCACCTCGACCGAGGGGTTCTCGCGGGTCGGCATCGAGCTGCGGCTCGAGGTTGACCCGCAGGCGGCGGCGGCCGAAGTGCGCGAGAAGGTGGCGGCCATTCGCGAGCGGCTGCCCGAGCAGATCAAGGACCCGACCATTCAGCGCTTTGACGTCGCGGCGCTGCCGATCGCCACGTATGCGGTCGGCTCGGAACTGCCGTCCGACGTCACGCGCCGCATGGTGGAAGACGACCTGAAGCCACTCCTGGGTCAGATCGACGGTGTCGCCGCCGTTGAAGTCAACGGCGGCGAAGTTCGCGAGCTGCACGTGGACCTCGATCCGCGCCGTCTCGAAGCGCTCAACCTGCCGCTGACGGAAGTGGCGGCCAAGCTGGCCGCCGACAACCTCGATGTCCCCGGCGGACAGATCAAGCGCGACGGCAAGGCGGTGTCGCTCCGCACGCAAGGCCAGTACCAGTCCGCCGCGGAGATCGAGAACGTGATCCTGCGCTCGTCGAGCGGTTCGACGATTCGCGTCAAGGACGTCGGCGTCGTGATCGACGGCTACGAGGACCGCCTGTCGACCACCCGTTTGAACGGCGCCGACGCGGTGTCGTTCGCGGTGCGCAAGCAGTCGGGCGCCAACACCGTGGACGTGCAGAACAAGATCGACGCGGCGCTGGCGAAAGCCGCGCCTGGCTTTCCGCAGCTGCAGATCAAGACCGTCCACACCGACGCCGAGGCCATCCAGGAGAACGTCCGCGACGTCCGCGGCCACATCATCTTCGGCGGTCTCATGGCGGTGCTGGTGATCTTCGTGTTCATGCGCGACTGGCGCTCGACGCTGATCACTGCGCTGGCGCTGCCCACCTCGGTGATCGCGACGTTCTTCTTCATGTATCTGGTCGGCTTCACCATCAACATGATGACTTTGATGGCGCTGTCGCTCGTCATCGGCATCCTGATTGACGATGCGGTGGTGGTGCGCGAGAACATCTATCGCCACATGGAGCATGGCGAGGACCCGATGACCGCCGCGCGAAAAGGCACGTCGGAGATTGGCCTGGCCGTGATGGCAACCACCTTCACCATCCTGGCGGTGTTCCTGCCGGTCGGCTTCATGACCGGCCTGGTCGGCCAGTTCTTCAAGTCGTTCGCGTTGACGATCGCCTTTGCCGTCTCGATCTCGCTGCTGGTGGCGTTCACGCTCGACCCGATGCTGTCGTCGCGCTTCGTGCGGTTCATTCCGCTCGAGGAACGCACGCGCACGCGGTTCGGACGTTTCCTCGAGCGGGTGGGCGGCTATTACGACCGCCTCGATCAGCAGTACCACCGCCTGCTCGGCTGGGCAATCGAACACCCCTGGAAGATTGTCGCGACGGCCACGGTGGTGTTCTTTGCCAGCATGTCGACGCTCACCGTGATCGGCACCGAGTTTGTGCCGATGGAAGACCGTGGTGAGTTCGTGGTCAACGTCGAAGTGCCACCGGGCACGTCGTTCGAGCAGACCGTGAGCCACGTCGCCGAGGTCGAGCGAACGATTAGGGAGATGCCCGAGGTGCAGCAGATCTTCTCGACGGTCGGCGTCGAGGGCAATCCGATGAAGGCGGCGCTGCGCGTCAAGACGGGCAAGAAGCGCGAACGCGAGCGCGGTTTGCTGGCGCTCAAGGACGACATGCGGACACGGCTGAAGGCGATTCCGCTGCTCAAGATGACCGTCGCCGACCCGGAGTTCATGCAGGGCGCGCCGAGCGAGGCGCCGCTCAACGTGTTCGTGCGCGGCGACGACATGGTCGAGCTGCAGCGGCTGAACGAGGAGATCGTCGCCAAGGTGAAGACCGTGCCCGGCGCGGTCGACGTCGACAGCTCCCTCGAGACCGGCCAGCCCGAGATGGCGGCGCGCATCAACCGCGAACTCGCGGCCGACCTCGGCTTCGACGTCGGCACCGTCGCGATGCAACTGCGCGGCATGGTCGAGGGCATCGTCCCGACCCGCCTGCGCGAGAACGACAAGGAGTACGACATCCGTGTCCGCCTGGCGCCCGAGTACCGCAACGACTTCGAGGCGATTGCCCGCACGCCCCTCTACTCGGCGACCGGCGCGGTGGTCCGGGCCCGCGACATCGTGCGGCTGGAGCCGGAAGTCGGGCCGGCCAGCATCGACCGAGAGCAGCGCGTCCGCCAGGCCAAGATCGGCATCGAGCTGACCGACCGGCCACTCGGCGACGTGACCAGCGACGTGGCGGCGGTCATGGCCGGCATTCCCATGCCACCGGGCTTCGAGTGGGGCTTTGCCGGTGACGTCGAGATGATGCAGGAATCAGCCGCCGCGATGGGCCTGGCCCTGGTGCTGGCGATTGCCTTCATCTACATCGTGCTGGCGTCGCAGTTCGAGTCGTTCCTCGAACCGATGCTGATTATGATCTCGCTGCCGCTGGCACTGGTCGGCGCGCTGCTGGCCATTTTGCTGACCGGCAAGAACCTCGGCATGCCGGCCATGATCGGCGTGGTCATGCTGATGGGCCTGGTGACCAAGAACGCCATCCTGCTGGTGGACCTGACGAACCAGTACGTCCGCGAAGGCCTGACCGTGAAGGACGCCATTTTGAAGGCGGGCCCGATTCGCCTGCGGCCGATCCTGATGACGACCATCGCGATGATCCTCGGCATGTTGCCATCGGCGATGGCCACCGGTGAGGGCAGCGAGTTTCGCGCGCCGATCTCCATTGCGACCATCGGCGGCCTGATCACCTCGACGCTGCTGACCCTCGTGGTCGTGCCGGTCGCCTACCTGTTGCTCGCCCGGACCGTCGAAGCCGTCAAGGCCTGGCGCGCCGAGCCGAACGCCCGCGTGCCCCAGGCGGTGCGGGTGGCCGGGGTCGTGCTGCTCGTCGCCATGGTCGGCTGGCTGCTGTCGGCGACCAGCGCCTTCGCCTCCGACTCCGCTCGCGAACAAACGAACGAGCTACGTCGAGACCTCGCCGGCTTGTCCGCCGTAGCTTCAGCGAAGGTGGAAGCGGCCTCCGGCCGCGCAGGCGGGCAGTCTGCTCCGGCCCAGGCGCCCGTTGGCGCCGTGACGCTCACTTTCAACCAGGCGCTCGAGCGCGCGCTCTCGGCCAACGAGGGCCTGAAGGTGGCGCAAGAGAAGGTCGTCGAGACCGAGGCCCGCGTGCAGGAAGCCAGGAGCAATTTCCTGCCGCAGGTGAGCCTCGGTTACAACTACCTCCCCATGCAGCGCTTCCCGGTGATCCGAGTCCCGGCCGGCGTGTTTGGGCCTGAGGAGCAGACGTTCCAGGCGGCGTTCAGCCGCGAGAACAGCTTGCAGCTGTATATCAGCCAGCCGCTCTACACGGGCGGCCGGTTGAACAGCGCCTACGGCATCAGCACCTCGACACTCGACGCGTCGAAGCTGGAACTGGATCGCACCCGCCAGGAGATTGAGTACCGGGTCGTCGAGATTTTCTACGCGGCGCTGATGCACGAACGCGGCGTGGCGGTGGCTGACGAGCAGGTGCAGTTGGGCATGAAGCAACTCGAGTTAGCGAAGGCCCGGTTCGAATCGGGCACGGTGGCGCGACTCGATGTGCTGCAGGCTGAAGTGGAACTGGCCAACGCCAAGGCTCGCCGCATCCAGGCCAAGGCGCTGGTCGACGGGGCGCTCCAGCAACTGCGCGGTGTGCTCGCCATTCCCCAGACCCAGCCGCTCAAGCTCGAAGGCTCGCTCGACGAACCGGTCGTCGAACAGCCGCGCGAGGTGCTCGACGCCGAGCTGCCGAAGCGGCCCGACCTCCAGGCGTTTGCCGCCCGCCGGCAGGCAGCGGAATATTCGTCGAGCCTCGCCCAGGGGGAATGGAAGCCGAGCCTCGCCTTTACCGGCAACATGCAATACCAGCAGGACTCGCTCAACAACTTCCTGTCGCGCGATAACCAGAGCTACACGTTCGGCATCGCCCTGAACGTGCCGTTGTTCGCGGCCCCGGGCGCGGCCGCCCGCCGCAGCCAGGCGCAATCGCAGATGCGCCAGGCCGAGCACGGCCTGCGCTACGCCACCGACAACGCGCGGGTTGAGCTCGAGTCGGCCTGGACGGCGCTCGAAGCGTCGGCGGAAGTCGTGACGACCCAGGAAAAGGCGCTGGAGATGGCTCGCGAGAGCGTGGTGATCGCGCAGGTCTCGTACGAGAACGGCGTCATCACGTCGGCGGAACTGAACGACGCGCAGGTCCGGCTGCTGCAGACGGAGTACTTACTGATTCAGGCGAAGTATGCCCGCATCACGGCCGCCGCCCGCGCCAGGGTTGCGGCGGGCGTGTCGTCATGA